One genomic window of Halorhabdus sp. CBA1104 includes the following:
- the nirK gene encoding copper-containing nitrite reductase, which produces MPNSDGILATTRRRLLGALGAGGTASLAGCVAAPDAGDVAEETTTTKPARETDVDSVAADPTDIPDPIDRDEPTTHEITLEAEEVTAEIEPGVTFDYMTFGGQIPGPMVRVRRGDTVEFTMENLPDNAMPHNVDFHAIYGTGGGSVATTASPGAENKMRFRAEYPGAYIYHCAVPNLDYHISAGMFGMILVEPEDGLPEVDHEFYVGQHEMYTDKPTGKAGHHAFDMESMAAENPSYVLLNGEKYAYAADRYGPLEVETGDTARVYMVTGGPNLTSNFHPIGNVWSEAWPNGAVASTPDEFVQTMAVPPGSCFVGTMEFPVPERVKLVDHALSRVARKGLMAEIDVLGEERPEVFDPGFDGTDHEDPRYE; this is translated from the coding sequence ATGCCTAATTCAGACGGCATCCTGGCGACGACGCGACGGCGATTGCTGGGCGCACTGGGAGCCGGCGGGACCGCCTCGCTTGCGGGTTGTGTCGCAGCACCCGACGCTGGTGACGTGGCCGAGGAAACGACCACGACCAAGCCGGCTCGCGAGACCGACGTCGACAGCGTGGCCGCTGATCCGACCGACATCCCCGACCCGATCGATCGTGACGAGCCGACCACCCACGAGATCACGCTCGAAGCCGAAGAAGTGACGGCCGAGATCGAGCCCGGTGTGACGTTCGACTACATGACCTTCGGCGGGCAGATCCCGGGGCCGATGGTTCGGGTCCGGCGGGGTGATACCGTCGAGTTCACGATGGAGAACCTGCCCGACAACGCCATGCCCCACAACGTCGACTTTCACGCCATCTACGGCACGGGCGGTGGCTCGGTCGCGACGACCGCCTCGCCGGGCGCGGAAAACAAGATGCGCTTTCGGGCGGAGTACCCGGGCGCGTACATCTACCACTGTGCCGTCCCGAACCTCGATTATCACATCAGCGCGGGCATGTTCGGCATGATCCTCGTCGAACCCGAGGACGGACTGCCCGAGGTAGATCACGAATTCTACGTCGGCCAACACGAAATGTACACCGACAAACCGACCGGCAAGGCGGGTCATCACGCCTTCGACATGGAATCGATGGCCGCCGAGAATCCGTCATACGTCCTGCTCAACGGCGAGAAGTACGCCTACGCCGCCGACCGCTACGGGCCCCTGGAAGTCGAGACCGGCGACACCGCGCGTGTGTACATGGTGACTGGCGGGCCGAACCTCACCTCGAACTTCCACCCGATCGGTAACGTCTGGAGTGAGGCCTGGCCCAACGGGGCGGTCGCCTCGACACCCGACGAGTTCGTCCAGACGATGGCGGTCCCGCCGGGCAGTTGCTTCGTCGGCACGATGGAGTTCCCCGTCCCCGAGCGTGTCAAACTCGTCGATCACGCCCTCTCGCGGGTCGCCCGCAAGGGACTGATGGCCGAAATCGACGTCCTCGGCGAAGAACGGCCCGAGGTCTTCGATCCCGGCTTCGACGGGACCGACCACGAGGACCCCCGCTACGAGTGA
- a CDS encoding Htur_1727 family rSAM-partnered candidate RiPP has protein sequence MTDDANTFETGTEPRGRQSREWEVFVRETEGEPLEHVGSVTADEQAQAREQATTLFEDPVAIWLCPEEAVFRYTDTALTPGETA, from the coding sequence ATGACAGACGACGCGAACACCTTCGAGACGGGCACCGAGCCCCGGGGCCGACAATCACGGGAGTGGGAAGTCTTCGTTCGCGAGACCGAGGGCGAGCCACTCGAACACGTCGGCAGCGTCACCGCCGACGAGCAGGCACAGGCCCGCGAGCAGGCCACGACGCTGTTCGAAGATCCCGTCGCGATCTGGCTGTGTCCCGAGGAAGCCGTCTTCCGGTACACGGACACGGCGCTGACGCCGGGTGAGACAGCATGA
- a CDS encoding TIGR04347 family pseudo-SAM/SPASM protein: MIPVSGLLGGDTDAGATAHRQRGTTIVWHVTGAANLDCSYRRTDAGPGPADGELTTAEGQNLIADLADYGVEVLRLAGGEPLLRDDLEALIESASDAGLETVLETNGTLVTEERAAELETAGLDAVAVAIDGLPERHDEIWGQEGAFDDALAGIEAAQAAQLPVAVKFTITDQSAADMEEVLDLLALEGVERFEFAHLEYDEADVMDFEVDHQAQRRAVRRVCDLTLDAHERGHDVETLLTGNYADAGYVYQYAREELGEDQAADVRDRLEAIGGDQAGEAIADIDYQGNVHLTPDWQHYSLGNVRDRPFSAIWEDESNPILRKLRDREDHVPDRCPNCDYYAMCRGGSRHRALAATGDPWARDPQCYLTDEEIGLEDPSASAD, translated from the coding sequence ATGATCCCCGTGAGTGGGTTGCTCGGCGGCGACACGGACGCTGGGGCGACAGCGCACAGACAGCGGGGCACAACGATCGTCTGGCACGTGACCGGTGCCGCGAATCTCGATTGCTCCTACCGCCGGACCGACGCCGGGCCGGGACCCGCAGACGGCGAGTTGACCACTGCCGAGGGGCAGAACTTGATTGCCGATCTCGCCGACTACGGAGTCGAGGTCCTCCGACTTGCCGGTGGGGAACCACTCCTGCGCGACGATCTGGAAGCGCTGATCGAGTCCGCGAGCGATGCGGGCCTGGAGACGGTCCTCGAAACCAATGGAACGCTAGTGACGGAGGAGCGGGCGGCGGAACTCGAAACGGCCGGCCTCGATGCGGTTGCCGTCGCGATCGACGGCCTCCCCGAGCGCCACGACGAAATCTGGGGCCAGGAGGGAGCCTTCGACGACGCACTGGCCGGGATCGAAGCCGCCCAGGCCGCCCAGTTGCCGGTCGCCGTCAAATTCACCATCACTGACCAGAGCGCCGCCGACATGGAGGAAGTCCTCGATCTGCTGGCCCTGGAAGGAGTCGAACGCTTCGAGTTCGCCCACTTGGAGTACGACGAGGCGGACGTGATGGATTTCGAAGTCGATCACCAAGCCCAACGGCGGGCCGTCCGGCGTGTCTGTGACCTGACGCTCGATGCCCACGAGCGGGGCCACGACGTCGAGACGCTGTTGACTGGCAATTACGCCGACGCGGGCTACGTCTATCAGTACGCCCGTGAGGAACTCGGGGAGGATCAGGCGGCGGACGTCCGGGACAGACTAGAAGCGATCGGCGGCGACCAGGCCGGGGAAGCCATCGCCGACATCGACTATCAGGGCAACGTCCACCTCACGCCCGACTGGCAGCACTACTCGCTTGGCAACGTGCGCGACCGACCGTTCAGCGCCATCTGGGAGGACGAATCGAATCCGATCCTGCGGAAACTCCGCGACCGCGAGGATCACGTCCCCGATCGCTGTCCGAACTGTGATTACTACGCGATGTGCCGGGGCGGTTCGCGCCATCGTGCCCTCGCCGCAACCGGCGACCCCTGGGCACGAGACCCGCAGTGTTATCTGACCGACGAGGAAATCGGCCTCGAGGATCCGTCCGCATCCGCAGACTGA